A stretch of Enterobacter cloacae complex sp. ECNIH7 DNA encodes these proteins:
- a CDS encoding elongation factor P hydroxylase translates to MNSTHKYEQLIEIFDGCFADDFNTRLIKGDDEPIYLPADAEVPYNRIVFAHGFYASGLHEISHWCIAGKARRELVDFGYWYCPDGRDAATQGQFEDVEVKPQALEWLFCVAAGFPFNVSCDNLEGDFEPDRIVFQRRVHAQVMEYLEKGIPERPARLIEALQNYYHTPVITAECFPWPEDL, encoded by the coding sequence ATGAACAGTACGCATAAATACGAACAGCTGATTGAGATTTTCGACGGCTGTTTTGCTGACGATTTTAATACCCGTCTGATTAAAGGCGACGACGAACCGATCTATCTTCCTGCTGATGCAGAGGTTCCGTATAACCGCATCGTCTTTGCCCACGGCTTTTATGCCAGCGGCTTGCACGAGATTTCGCACTGGTGCATCGCGGGGAAAGCGCGGCGCGAGCTGGTGGACTTCGGTTACTGGTACTGCCCGGACGGACGTGATGCCGCAACGCAGGGCCAGTTTGAAGATGTGGAAGTGAAGCCGCAGGCGCTGGAATGGCTATTCTGCGTCGCGGCGGGTTTCCCGTTCAACGTCAGCTGCGACAACCTCGAAGGCGACTTCGAGCCAGACCGTATCGTCTTCCAGCGCCGCGTTCATGCGCAGGTGATGGAATATCTTGAGAAAGGCATCCCCGAACGTCCGGCACGCCTGATCGAGGCCTTACAGAATTATTACCACACGCCGGTTATCACGGCGGAATGCTTCCCTTGGCCGGAAGATCTTTAA
- the aroC gene encoding chorismate synthase codes for MAGNSIGQVFRVTTFGESHGLALGCIVDGVPPGIELTEADLQHDLDRRRPGTSRYTTQRREPDQVKILSGVFEGRTTGTSIGLLIENTDQRSQDYGAIKDVFRPGHADYTYEQKYGFRDYRGGGRSSARETAMRVAAGAIAKKYLQQKFGIVIRGCLTQMGDIPLAIKDWDLVEQNPFFCADADKLDALDELMRGLKKEGDSIGAKVTVVADGVPPGWGEPVFDRLDADIAHALMSINAVKGVEIGDGFDVVSLRGSQNRDEITKAGFQSNHAGGILGGISSGQQIVANIALKPTSSITVPGHTINRDGEEVEMITKGRHDPCVGIRAVPIAEAMLAIVLMDHFLRQRAQNADVTTTIPRW; via the coding sequence ATGGCAGGAAACAGTATTGGACAGGTATTCCGCGTGACCACCTTTGGCGAGTCACACGGGCTGGCGCTGGGCTGTATCGTTGATGGCGTACCGCCAGGCATCGAACTGACCGAAGCCGATTTACAGCACGACCTCGACCGTCGTCGTCCGGGCACCTCTCGCTACACCACGCAGCGTCGCGAGCCGGACCAGGTCAAAATTCTCTCCGGCGTCTTTGAAGGCCGCACCACCGGCACCAGCATTGGTCTGCTGATTGAAAACACCGATCAGCGCTCCCAGGACTACGGCGCCATCAAAGACGTGTTCCGTCCGGGCCACGCCGACTATACCTACGAACAAAAGTACGGGTTCCGCGACTATCGCGGCGGCGGACGCTCTTCCGCCCGTGAAACCGCAATGCGCGTGGCGGCTGGCGCCATTGCCAAAAAATACCTGCAGCAGAAATTTGGCATCGTTATCCGCGGCTGTCTGACCCAGATGGGCGACATTCCGCTGGCGATCAAAGACTGGGATCTGGTCGAGCAAAACCCGTTCTTCTGTGCCGATGCCGACAAGCTGGACGCGCTGGACGAACTGATGCGCGGCCTGAAAAAAGAGGGCGACTCCATCGGGGCGAAAGTGACCGTGGTGGCCGATGGCGTCCCGCCAGGCTGGGGCGAGCCGGTATTTGACCGTCTCGACGCCGACATCGCCCACGCGCTGATGAGCATCAACGCGGTGAAGGGCGTTGAGATTGGCGACGGTTTTGACGTGGTATCCCTGCGCGGCAGCCAGAACCGCGACGAAATCACGAAAGCGGGCTTCCAGAGCAACCACGCGGGCGGCATCCTGGGTGGGATCAGCAGCGGGCAGCAGATTGTTGCCAACATCGCGCTGAAGCCAACCTCCAGCATTACCGTGCCGGGCCACACGATTAACCGCGATGGCGAAGAAGTTGAGATGATCACCAAAGGACGTCACGATCCGTGCGTGGGGATCCGCGCGGTGCCGATCGCAGAGGCGATGCTGGCGATCGTGCTGATGGATCACTTCCTGCGCCAGCGCGCGCAGAATGCGGATGTGACGACCACCATTCCACGCTGGTAA
- the fadJ gene encoding fatty acid oxidation complex subunit alpha FadJ yields the protein MDLPSAFNLTVRLDNVAVITIDVPDEKMNTLKAEFGVQVRAMLKQIRDNKAIRGLVFISAKPDNFIAGADINMIARAQSALEAEELARQGQQVMAEIGGLPIPVIAAIHGACLGGGLELALACHSRICTDDAKTILGLPEVQLGLLPGSGGTQRLPRLVGVSTALEMILTGKQLRARQALKAGLVDDVVPQSILLEAAVELALKGRQAKRPLPVRERVLAGPLGRTLLFNMVGKKTEQKTKGNYPAAKRILEVIETGLSQGSSSGYAAEAKAFGELAMTPQSQALRSIFFASTDVKKDPGSEAQPAPLRAIGVLGGGLMGGGISFVTASKGKLPVRIKDINPKGINHALQYSWQNLDQKVKRRHIKASERDKTLAMISGTTDYSGFAHRDLVIEAVFEDLALKQQMVADVEQHCAPHTIFASNTSSLPIGDIAAKAARPEQVIGLHFFSPVEKMPLVEVIPHATTSPQTVATVVKLAKKQGKTPIVVADKAGFYVNRILAPYINEAMRLLTEGEKIEHVDEALVKFGFPVGPIQLLDEVGIDTGTKIIPVLEAAYGDRFSPPANIVSAILKDDRKGRKNERGFYLYGAKGRKSRKQVDPSVYGLISTTGQGKLSAVQCAERCVMMMLNEAARCFDEQVIKSARDGDIGAVFGIGFPPFLGGPFRYMDTLGAGEVVAILQRLASQYGPRFTPCDELLQMAERGQTFWPARETVLVS from the coding sequence ATGGATCTGCCATCTGCATTTAATCTAACGGTTCGCCTCGATAACGTGGCCGTTATCACTATTGATGTGCCTGATGAAAAGATGAATACCCTGAAGGCCGAATTTGGTGTTCAGGTGCGCGCGATGCTAAAGCAGATCCGCGACAACAAAGCGATTCGTGGTCTGGTCTTTATCTCTGCCAAGCCGGATAACTTTATCGCCGGCGCGGATATCAACATGATCGCCCGGGCGCAAAGCGCTCTGGAAGCCGAAGAGCTGGCGCGTCAGGGCCAGCAGGTGATGGCGGAGATCGGCGGCCTGCCGATCCCGGTCATTGCCGCAATCCACGGCGCCTGTCTGGGCGGTGGGCTTGAGCTGGCGCTGGCCTGCCACAGCCGGATTTGCACCGACGATGCGAAAACGATTCTGGGCCTGCCGGAAGTGCAGCTGGGCCTGCTGCCTGGCTCCGGCGGAACGCAACGGTTGCCGCGTCTGGTGGGCGTTAGCACGGCACTGGAGATGATCTTAACCGGTAAACAGCTGCGTGCCCGTCAGGCGCTGAAAGCCGGTCTGGTCGATGACGTCGTGCCGCAGTCCATTTTGCTGGAGGCCGCCGTTGAGCTTGCGCTGAAAGGTCGTCAGGCAAAACGTCCTCTGCCGGTACGCGAGCGCGTGCTGGCCGGTCCGCTGGGAAGAACGCTCCTGTTCAACATGGTGGGCAAAAAGACCGAACAAAAAACCAAAGGCAATTACCCGGCGGCAAAGCGGATCCTGGAAGTGATCGAAACCGGGCTGTCGCAGGGCAGCAGCAGCGGCTATGCAGCGGAGGCCAAAGCCTTTGGCGAACTGGCGATGACGCCGCAGTCACAGGCGCTGCGCAGCATCTTCTTCGCCAGCACGGACGTGAAAAAAGATCCGGGCAGCGAGGCGCAGCCTGCGCCGCTGCGTGCCATTGGCGTACTGGGTGGGGGGCTCATGGGTGGCGGAATCTCTTTTGTTACCGCCAGCAAAGGCAAATTGCCTGTACGCATCAAAGATATTAATCCTAAGGGGATCAACCACGCGCTGCAGTACAGCTGGCAGAACCTTGATCAAAAGGTCAAGCGCCGCCATATCAAGGCAAGCGAGCGTGATAAAACCCTGGCGATGATCTCCGGTACGACGGATTACAGCGGTTTTGCGCACCGCGATCTGGTGATTGAAGCCGTGTTTGAAGATCTGGCGCTTAAGCAGCAGATGGTGGCAGACGTTGAGCAACATTGCGCCCCGCATACCATTTTTGCCTCCAATACGTCGTCATTGCCGATTGGCGATATCGCGGCGAAAGCCGCGCGTCCTGAGCAGGTGATTGGGCTGCACTTCTTTAGCCCGGTCGAAAAAATGCCGCTGGTGGAAGTTATTCCGCACGCGACTACCAGTCCGCAAACTGTTGCCACCGTGGTGAAGCTGGCGAAAAAACAGGGCAAAACCCCGATTGTGGTAGCGGACAAAGCTGGCTTCTACGTCAACCGCATTCTGGCTCCCTACATTAATGAAGCCATGCGGCTGCTGACGGAAGGGGAGAAGATTGAGCACGTCGACGAGGCGCTGGTAAAGTTTGGTTTCCCCGTTGGCCCAATCCAACTTTTGGATGAGGTGGGAATAGACACCGGCACTAAAATTATACCAGTGCTTGAAGCCGCATATGGCGATCGTTTTAGCCCACCTGCAAACATTGTTTCTGCGATTTTGAAGGACGATCGCAAAGGCAGAAAAAATGAACGCGGTTTCTATCTTTACGGCGCGAAAGGGCGTAAAAGCAGGAAACAGGTCGACCCTTCGGTATATGGACTCATTTCGACTACGGGTCAGGGAAAACTCTCTGCCGTTCAGTGCGCTGAGCGCTGCGTGATGATGATGCTCAATGAAGCGGCGCGCTGTTTTGATGAGCAGGTAATCAAGAGCGCGCGCGATGGCGACATTGGCGCGGTATTTGGCATTGGCTTCCCGCCGTTCCTTGGCGGCCCGTTCCGTTACATGGATACGCTCGGCGCGGGTGAAGTGGTTGCTATCCTGCAACGTCTGGCTTCGCAATATGGTCCACGGTTTACACCGTGTGACGAATTATTGCAGATGGCGGAACGCGGCCAGACATTTTGGCCTGCAAGGGAAACTGTCCTCGTAAGCTGA
- a CDS encoding YfcL family protein gives MIAEFESRILALIDDMVEHASDDELFASGYLRGHLTLAVAELEAGDDHSADAVHAEVARSLEKAIQAGELSPRDQSLVLGMWDTLFQQAKAK, from the coding sequence ATGATCGCAGAATTTGAATCACGCATTCTGGCGTTAATTGATGACATGGTGGAACACGCCAGTGATGATGAGCTGTTCGCCAGCGGTTATCTGCGTGGTCACCTGACGCTCGCGGTAGCCGAGCTGGAAGCGGGGGACGATCACTCTGCCGACGCCGTTCACGCCGAAGTGGCCCGCAGTCTGGAGAAAGCCATTCAGGCCGGAGAACTCTCGCCGCGCGATCAGTCTCTGGTGTTAGGCATGTGGGACACTTTGTTCCAGCAGGCGAAAGCGAAGTAA
- the sixA gene encoding phosphohistidine phosphatase SixA, giving the protein MQVFIMRHGDAALDAASDSVRPLTVCGCDESRLMATWLNGQKVDIERVLVSPFLRAEQTLEVVGECMNLPTSVDVLPELTPCGDVGLVSAYLQALCNEGVASALVISHLPLVGYLVSELCPGETPPMFTTSAIANVSLDETGKGVFNWQMSPCNLKMAKAI; this is encoded by the coding sequence ATGCAAGTTTTTATCATGCGTCACGGCGACGCGGCACTCGATGCCGCCAGTGACTCAGTACGTCCTTTGACCGTCTGCGGCTGCGACGAATCTCGTCTGATGGCGACCTGGCTTAACGGTCAAAAAGTGGACATTGAACGCGTTCTGGTGAGTCCGTTCCTGCGTGCAGAACAGACGCTGGAGGTGGTAGGGGAGTGTATGAACCTGCCGACCAGTGTGGATGTTCTGCCTGAACTCACCCCGTGTGGCGATGTAGGCCTTGTCAGCGCTTATCTTCAGGCGCTGTGCAATGAAGGTGTCGCTTCCGCGCTGGTCATTTCCCACCTGCCACTGGTTGGCTATCTGGTATCTGAGCTGTGCCCGGGCGAGACCCCGCCGATGTTCACGACATCCGCCATTGCCAATGTTTCTCTCGACGAAACGGGCAAAGGCGTCTTCAACTGGCAAATGAGTCCGTGCAACCTGAAGATGGCAAAAGCGATCTGA
- the mepA gene encoding penicillin-insensitive murein endopeptidase, whose amino-acid sequence MKKTAIALLALLASGASLAATPWQKITHPVAGSAQSIGAFSNGCIVGAQELPLQSETYQVMRTDQRRYFGHPDLVLFIQRLGNQVHNLGLGTMLIGDMGMPAGGRFNGGHASHQTGLDVDIFLQLPKARWTAAQLLKPQALDLVASDGKRVVPSLWTRDVSSMIKLAAEDNDVTRIFVNPAIKQQLCLDAGTDRDWLRKVRPWFQHRAHMHVRLRCPANSLECEDQPLPPPGDGCGYELQSWFEPAKPGTSKPEKKTPPPLPPSCQALLDEHVL is encoded by the coding sequence ATGAAAAAAACCGCAATTGCTCTGCTGGCGCTGCTGGCCAGTGGAGCCAGTCTGGCCGCCACACCGTGGCAAAAAATCACCCATCCGGTGGCGGGGAGCGCGCAGTCGATCGGCGCTTTTTCCAACGGCTGTATCGTGGGCGCGCAGGAACTTCCGCTGCAATCGGAGACCTATCAGGTGATGCGTACCGACCAGCGTCGTTACTTCGGCCACCCGGATCTGGTGCTGTTCATTCAGCGACTGGGAAACCAGGTTCATAACCTGGGGCTGGGCACGATGCTGATCGGCGATATGGGGATGCCTGCCGGCGGTCGTTTTAACGGTGGACACGCCAGTCACCAGACCGGACTGGATGTGGATATCTTCCTGCAGCTGCCGAAAGCCCGCTGGACCGCCGCCCAACTGCTGAAACCGCAGGCGCTGGATCTGGTGGCGAGCGACGGTAAGCGCGTTGTGCCGTCCCTGTGGACGCGGGATGTTTCCAGCATGATCAAGCTGGCGGCAGAAGATAACGACGTCACGCGGATTTTCGTTAATCCGGCCATCAAGCAGCAGCTCTGTCTGGATGCCGGAACCGATCGCGACTGGCTGCGCAAAGTGCGCCCGTGGTTCCAGCATCGTGCGCACATGCACGTTCGTCTGCGCTGCCCGGCGAACAGCCTGGAATGTGAGGATCAGCCGCTGCCACCGCCTGGCGATGGTTGTGGTTACGAACTGCAAAGCTGGTTTGAACCGGCAAAACCTGGAACCTCTAAGCCTGAGAAGAAGACACCGCCTCCGTTGCCGCCTTCCTGCCAGGCGCTACTGGATGAGCATGTACTTTAA
- a CDS encoding sulfite exporter TauE/SafE family protein, producing the protein MDNFVDLFMVSPLLLVVLFFVAMLAGFIDALAGGGGLLTVPALLAAGMSPAQALATNKLQACGGSLSASLYFIRRKVVSLADQKLNILMTFIGSTSGALLVQHVQSDVLRQILPVLVICIGLYFLLMPKLGEEDRQRRLYGLPFALIAGGCVGFYDGFFGPGAGSFYALAFVTLAGFNLAKSTAHAKVLNATSNVGGLLLFIIGGKVIWATGFVMMAGQFLGARAGSRLVLSKGQKLIRPMIVIVSAVMSAKLLYDSHGQEILTWLGMH; encoded by the coding sequence ATGGATAATTTCGTCGATCTGTTTATGGTGTCACCGCTGCTGCTGGTGGTGCTGTTCTTTGTGGCCATGCTGGCCGGTTTTATCGACGCGCTCGCGGGCGGCGGCGGGCTGTTAACCGTGCCCGCGCTGCTGGCGGCGGGCATGAGCCCGGCGCAGGCGCTTGCCACCAACAAGCTGCAGGCCTGCGGCGGCTCGCTCTCGGCGTCGCTCTATTTTATCCGCCGTAAGGTGGTGAGCCTGGCCGATCAGAAGCTCAATATCCTGATGACCTTTATCGGCTCCACGTCGGGCGCGCTGCTGGTTCAACACGTGCAGTCGGATGTTTTGCGCCAGATCCTGCCGGTTCTGGTCATCTGCATCGGGCTTTACTTCCTGCTGATGCCAAAGCTCGGTGAAGAAGACCGCCAGCGTCGCCTGTACGGCCTGCCGTTTGCCCTGATTGCCGGGGGCTGCGTCGGTTTTTACGACGGTTTCTTCGGCCCGGGGGCAGGCTCGTTTTACGCGCTGGCGTTCGTGACGCTGGCCGGGTTTAACCTCGCCAAATCCACCGCCCATGCCAAAGTACTCAACGCCACCTCGAACGTCGGCGGCCTGCTGCTGTTTATCATTGGCGGCAAGGTTATCTGGGCAACCGGGTTTGTGATGATGGCAGGGCAGTTTCTGGGCGCGCGCGCGGGCTCGCGTCTGGTGTTAAGCAAAGGACAAAAGCTGATTCGCCCGATGATCGTCATCGTCTCGGCCGTAATGAGCGCCAAACTTCTTTATGACAGCCATGGACAGGAGATCCTCACCTGGTTGGGGATGCACTAA
- the mnmC gene encoding bifunctional tRNA (5-methylaminomethyl-2-thiouridine)(34)-methyltransferase MnmD/FAD-dependent 5-carboxymethylaminomethyl-2-thiouridine(34) oxidoreductase MnmC, producing MKQNAIQPANLEFNAEGTPVSRDFDDVYFSNDNGLEETRYVFLDGNQLSTRFPEHPRSLFVVAESGFGTGLNFLTLWQAFDQFHAAHPEATLQRLHFISFEKFPLTAHDLRLAHQRWPELAAWAEQLQAQWPPHIGGCHRLILDSGRVTLDLWLGDINDLTDTLDDSMNQTVDAWFLDGFAPAKNPDMWSQHLFSAMARLARPGATLATFTSAGFVRRGLQEAGFTMQKTKGFGRKRDMLVGRMEQTLDIPAQAPWFARRASASREVAIVGGGIASALLSLALLHRGWQVTLYCADDAPASGASGNRQGALYPLLSAHDPALFRFFPAAFTFARRLYDALPVAFDHDWCGVTQLGWDEKSQQKITQMLSLGLPDEIARAVSAQEVAETAGVETGCGGIQYPLGGWLCPAELTAAAIALAQSRGLTAHYARKVESLSRTERWNLRFADGKEASHASVVLANGHNISQFIQTESLPVYPVGGQVSHIPSAPELSKLRQVLCYDGYLTPQNPSNGHHCIGASYHRGETDMRYSEADQAQNRQRLIDCFPDAAWAKEVDVSEGDARCGVRCATRDHLPMAGNVPDYDATLEAYQDLAERKETAAASPVYPELFMLGGLGSRGLCSAPLLAEVLAAQMSGEPIPLDRITLAGLNPNRLWVRKLLKGKKVK from the coding sequence GTGAAACAAAACGCTATACAACCCGCCAACCTCGAATTCAACGCTGAGGGTACACCTGTTTCCCGAGATTTTGATGACGTCTATTTTTCTAATGATAACGGACTCGAAGAAACTCGCTATGTTTTCCTCGACGGAAACCAGCTCAGCACCCGCTTCCCGGAGCATCCGCGGAGCCTGTTTGTGGTCGCGGAAAGCGGATTCGGCACCGGGCTCAATTTTCTGACCCTCTGGCAGGCGTTTGACCAGTTTCACGCTGCCCACCCTGAGGCTACGCTACAAAGATTACATTTCATCAGTTTCGAAAAATTCCCGCTCACCGCGCACGATCTGCGGCTCGCTCATCAGCGCTGGCCAGAGCTTGCAGCCTGGGCGGAGCAGCTTCAGGCGCAGTGGCCGCCCCACATCGGCGGCTGCCACCGTCTGATTCTGGACAGCGGACGCGTGACGCTGGATTTATGGCTTGGCGACATCAATGACCTGACCGATACGCTCGATGATTCGATGAATCAGACGGTGGACGCCTGGTTCCTTGACGGCTTTGCCCCCGCCAAAAACCCGGACATGTGGAGCCAGCATCTGTTTAGCGCGATGGCGCGGCTGGCGCGCCCGGGCGCAACGCTTGCCACCTTCACCTCGGCAGGCTTTGTCCGCCGCGGACTGCAGGAGGCGGGCTTTACCATGCAGAAAACCAAAGGTTTTGGCCGCAAGCGCGACATGCTGGTCGGCAGAATGGAGCAGACGCTGGATATTCCCGCACAGGCACCCTGGTTTGCGCGCCGCGCCAGCGCATCCCGTGAGGTGGCGATAGTCGGCGGGGGGATCGCCAGCGCCCTGCTGTCTCTCGCGCTTCTCCACCGCGGCTGGCAGGTCACGCTCTACTGTGCTGACGACGCGCCAGCAAGCGGCGCGTCCGGCAACCGCCAGGGGGCGCTCTATCCGCTTTTAAGCGCGCACGACCCGGCCCTGTTCCGGTTTTTCCCGGCGGCATTTACCTTCGCTCGTCGCCTGTACGATGCCCTGCCGGTGGCGTTTGACCATGACTGGTGCGGCGTGACGCAGCTCGGCTGGGATGAAAAGAGCCAGCAAAAAATCACGCAGATGCTGTCGCTGGGTCTGCCTGACGAGATTGCCCGTGCGGTAAGTGCGCAAGAGGTGGCAGAGACCGCTGGCGTGGAAACCGGGTGTGGAGGCATTCAGTATCCGCTCGGCGGCTGGCTGTGCCCGGCTGAACTGACCGCGGCAGCCATTGCCCTGGCGCAGTCGCGCGGGCTGACGGCGCATTATGCTCGCAAGGTTGAATCGTTGAGCCGGACAGAACGCTGGAATCTGCGTTTTGCCGATGGCAAAGAGGCGAGTCATGCCAGCGTTGTGCTGGCAAACGGGCATAACATCAGCCAGTTTATCCAGACAGAGTCATTGCCGGTTTATCCGGTCGGCGGCCAGGTAAGCCATATTCCTTCCGCGCCTGAACTGAGCAAACTGCGTCAGGTGCTGTGCTATGACGGCTATCTGACGCCGCAAAATCCGTCTAACGGCCACCACTGCATCGGGGCCAGCTATCATCGTGGCGAAACGGATATGCGCTACAGCGAAGCGGATCAGGCCCAGAACCGCCAGCGCCTGATTGACTGTTTCCCGGATGCGGCGTGGGCGAAAGAGGTTGACGTCAGCGAGGGTGACGCGCGCTGCGGCGTGCGCTGCGCCACCCGCGATCATCTGCCGATGGCGGGAAATGTGCCGGACTATGATGCGACGCTTGAGGCCTATCAGGATCTTGCTGAACGCAAGGAAACGGCGGCGGCCTCGCCGGTGTATCCGGAGCTGTTTATGCTGGGTGGATTAGGATCTCGCGGGCTCTGTTCCGCACCGCTGCTGGCAGAAGTGTTAGCCGCGCAAATGAGCGGCGAGCCGATTCCGCTGGACAGGATTACTCTTGCGGGGCTAAATCCGAATCGATTGTGGGTACGGAAACTGCTGAAGGGGAAGAAGGTTAAGTAG
- the prmB gene encoding 50S ribosomal protein L3 N(5)-glutamine methyltransferase: MDKIFVDEAVNELHTIQDMLRWSVSRFSAANIWYGHGTDNPWDEAVQLVLPSLYLPLDIPEDMRTARLTSSEKHRIVERVIRRVNERIPVAYLTNKAWFCGHEFYVDERVLVPRSPIGELINNHFEGLINHQPQHILDMCTGSGCIAIACAYAFPEAEVDAVDISTDALAVTEHNIEEHGLIHHVTPIRSDLFRDLPTLQYDLIVTNPPYVDAEDMSDLPNEYRHEPELGLASGSDGLKLTRRILACAPDYLTDDGVLICEVGNSMVHLIEQYPDVPFTWLEFDNGGDGVFMLTKAQLLDAREHFSIYKD; this comes from the coding sequence GTGGATAAAATATTTGTCGATGAAGCAGTAAACGAGCTGCATACCATACAGGACATGTTGCGCTGGTCGGTTAGCCGCTTCAGCGCCGCCAATATCTGGTACGGACACGGTACCGATAACCCGTGGGATGAGGCCGTGCAGCTGGTGCTGCCGTCTCTCTATCTGCCGCTGGATATTCCTGAAGACATGCGCACCGCGCGCCTGACCTCCAGCGAAAAACACCGCATCGTTGAGCGTGTGATCCGCCGCGTGAACGAACGCATTCCGGTCGCCTACTTGACCAACAAAGCCTGGTTCTGCGGTCACGAGTTCTATGTCGATGAGCGCGTGCTGGTGCCGCGCTCGCCGATTGGCGAGCTGATCAACAACCATTTCGAAGGTCTGATTAACCATCAGCCGCAGCATATTCTGGATATGTGTACCGGTAGCGGCTGTATCGCCATCGCCTGTGCTTACGCCTTCCCGGAAGCGGAAGTTGACGCCGTCGATATCTCCACCGACGCGCTGGCCGTGACCGAGCACAACATTGAAGAGCACGGCCTGATCCATCACGTTACGCCAATTCGCTCCGACCTGTTCCGCGATCTGCCGACGCTGCAGTACGATCTGATCGTGACCAACCCGCCGTACGTCGATGCGGAAGACATGTCCGATCTGCCGAACGAATACCGTCACGAGCCGGAGCTCGGTCTGGCGTCAGGCTCTGACGGCCTGAAGCTGACGCGCCGCATTCTGGCCTGCGCGCCGGATTACCTGACCGACGACGGCGTTCTGATTTGTGAAGTGGGCAACAGCATGGTACATCTGATAGAGCAGTACCCGGATGTGCCGTTCACCTGGCTTGAGTTCGACAACGGCGGTGACGGCGTCTTTATGCTGACCAAAGCGCAGCTGCTCGACGCGCGCGAACACTTCAGCATCTATAAAGATTAA
- the smrB gene encoding endonuclease SmrB: MKKKTSLSEEDQALFRQLMTGTRKIMQDTIVHRPQRKKISEVPVKRLLQEQADNSHYFSDEFQPLLNTQGAVKYVREDVSHFELKKLRRGDYSPELFLDLHGLTQMQAKQELGALIAACRREHVFCACVMHGHGKHILKQQTPLWLAQHPHVMAFHQAPKEYGGDAALLVLIEVEEWQPPELP; the protein is encoded by the coding sequence ATGAAAAAGAAAACATCGCTCAGCGAGGAGGATCAGGCGCTCTTCCGCCAGCTAATGACCGGGACGCGGAAAATCATGCAGGACACGATTGTCCATCGCCCGCAGCGCAAAAAAATCAGCGAAGTCCCGGTCAAGCGTCTTCTGCAGGAGCAGGCGGATAACAGCCACTATTTTTCAGATGAATTTCAGCCGCTGCTCAATACGCAGGGGGCCGTGAAGTACGTGCGCGAAGACGTCAGCCATTTTGAGCTGAAAAAGTTACGCCGCGGAGATTACTCGCCGGAGCTGTTTCTCGATCTCCACGGCTTAACCCAGATGCAGGCGAAACAGGAGCTGGGCGCGTTGATCGCGGCCTGTCGCCGCGAACACGTTTTTTGCGCCTGCGTGATGCACGGCCACGGTAAACATATTCTGAAGCAACAGACGCCACTGTGGCTGGCTCAGCACCCACACGTGATGGCGTTTCATCAGGCACCGAAAGAGTACGGCGGAGATGCCGCATTGCTGGTGTTGATTGAAGTGGAAGAGTGGCAGCCGCCAGAGTTGCCCTGA